One window from the genome of Salvia miltiorrhiza cultivar Shanhuang (shh) chromosome 7, IMPLAD_Smil_shh, whole genome shotgun sequence encodes:
- the LOC130995277 gene encoding F-box/kelch-repeat protein At3g23880-like — MEIAERSKKSLHLPEQIIEEILSRLPVKSLLRLRCVSKSWRSLIGSKRFIKTQHQNSIKNPSFPQQRVFLLNRMYLRLEQCSMQSILSELLPRSSPLDDPMITTLMRFQIWGCYNGLLCVFDTHLRIHLWNPSTKISKKLPEISHPLIVRNYGFGWVESSDDYKVFVLSRVNHQCNWVGKVYSSKTKSWKTIRHCADLLSCCKEGVFVGGKLYWKKIGDEEDMIFLDLKSEVFGRIELPFDHEYCAGKNCWVGVLGDCLCVLYSNTCSYCERGVRVWVMKESWERVATLAHLVELLQQPQLVVGEKGEILVDCGSTLLVYNYRDDVFGYLVVHRPYILRHVYVESLVSPEDMC; from the coding sequence ATGGAGATCGCAGAACGTAGTAAAAAATCTCTCCATCTTCCGGAACAAATCATCGAAGAAATATTGTCAAGATTGCCGGTGAAATCACTCTTGAGATTGAGGTGCGTTTCGAAATCATGGCGGTCTTTAATTGGCAGCAAACGTTTCATCAAAACCCAGcatcaaaattcaataaaaaaccCATCTTTCCCACAACAAAGGGTATTTTTACTGAACCGGATGTATCTTAGGCTTGAGCAATGTTCAATGCAGTCGATTTTGAGTGAACTACTTCCCCGTTCATCACCTTTAGATGATCCAATGATTACTACATTGATGCGATTTCAAATTTGGGGGTGCTATAATGGGCTGCTCTGCGTTTTCGATACACATTTAAGAATTCACTTGTGGAACCCATCCACTAAAATCTCAAAGAAACTGCCAGAAATTTCTCATCCCCTCATTGTTCGGAATTACGGATTCGGTTGGGTTGAATCGAGTGATGATTACAAGGTGTTTGTGCTTTCGCGTGTTAATCACCAGTGTAACTGGGTTGGTAAAGTTTATAGTTCAAAGacaaaatcatggaaaacaaTAAGGCACTGCGCGGATTTACTTTCATGTTGCAAAGAGGGGGTGTTTGTAGGTGGGAAGCTTTACTGGAAGAAGATCGGAGATGAAGAAGATATGATTTTCTTGGACTTGAAGAGTGAGGTGTTTGGAAGGATTGAGCTTCCCTTTGATCACGAGTATTGCGCTGGAAAGAACTGCTGGGTGGGTGTGCTTGGTGATTGCCTTTGCGTGCTATATTCTAATACTTGTTCTTATTGTGAAAGAGGCGTTCGAGTTTGGGTTATGAAGGAATCTTGGGAGAGAGTGGCGACTCTTGCTCATCTTGTTGAGCTTCTTCAACAACCACAATTGGTGGTGGGTGAAAAGGGAGAGATTTTGGTAGATTGTGGATCCACTTTGTTGGTTTACAATTATCGGGATGATGTATTTGGCTATCTCGTGGTTCATCGCCCTTACATTTTACGTCATGTCTATGTTGAAAGTTTAGTCTCGCCGGAAGATATGTGCTGA